Proteins from a genomic interval of Actinoalloteichus hymeniacidonis:
- the lysS gene encoding lysine--tRNA ligase, whose amino-acid sequence MKVRREKRSRLLESGIEPYPVVLPITHTVAAIRAKHTDLEPDTATGEIVGISGRVMFLRNTGKLCFATLRSGDGSELQAMLSLAQIGAESLASWKADVDLGDHVFVHGEVITSRRGELSVMADEWRIAAKALRPLPVTHKELSEETRVRQRYVDLIVRPQARRIVETRAAVVRSLRESFHRHGFTEVETPMLQTLYGGAAARPFHTHSNAFDIDLYLRIAPELYLKRCVVGGMERVFEINRNFRNEGSDSSHSPEFAMTEFYQAYSDYNDIATLTRELIQEAARAACGGEVVTLIDGTEYDLSGEWKWLSMYGSLAEKVGEEVTPDTSVERLRAIAAEQGLEHDPALGHGKLIEELWEHLIGDHLYEPTFVKDFPIETSPLTRQHRTEPGVAEKWDLYIRGFELATGYSELVDPVVERERLEAQARLAAGGDVEAMRLDEDFLRALEYGMPPTGGCGMGVDRLLMALTGAGIRETILFPLVRPE is encoded by the coding sequence ATGAAGGTACGCCGGGAGAAGCGCTCGAGGTTGCTGGAATCCGGTATCGAACCGTATCCGGTCGTGCTTCCCATCACACATACCGTCGCGGCGATTCGCGCGAAGCACACCGATCTCGAGCCCGACACCGCCACCGGCGAGATCGTCGGCATCTCGGGTCGAGTGATGTTCCTGCGAAACACCGGAAAGCTGTGCTTCGCGACGCTGCGTTCCGGAGATGGTTCCGAGTTGCAGGCGATGTTGAGCCTGGCGCAGATCGGGGCGGAGTCGCTGGCTTCGTGGAAGGCCGATGTCGACCTCGGCGATCACGTATTCGTGCATGGCGAGGTCATCACCTCGCGCCGGGGCGAGTTGTCGGTAATGGCCGATGAATGGCGGATCGCGGCGAAGGCACTGCGTCCGTTGCCGGTGACACACAAGGAACTGAGCGAGGAAACCCGGGTTCGCCAGCGGTACGTCGATCTGATCGTGCGGCCACAGGCCCGTCGGATCGTCGAGACTCGGGCCGCAGTGGTTCGTTCGCTGCGGGAGTCGTTCCATCGGCACGGCTTCACCGAGGTCGAGACGCCGATGTTGCAGACCCTGTACGGGGGCGCGGCGGCCCGACCGTTCCACACCCACTCCAATGCGTTCGACATCGACCTTTACCTGCGCATCGCGCCGGAGTTGTATCTCAAGCGCTGCGTGGTGGGCGGAATGGAGCGCGTCTTCGAGATCAATAGGAACTTCCGCAACGAGGGCAGCGACTCCTCGCACTCGCCGGAATTCGCGATGACCGAGTTCTACCAGGCGTATAGCGACTACAACGACATCGCGACCTTGACCAGGGAACTCATCCAGGAGGCGGCCAGAGCCGCCTGTGGTGGTGAGGTCGTCACACTGATCGATGGAACCGAGTACGACCTTTCCGGTGAATGGAAGTGGCTCAGCATGTACGGCTCTCTCGCCGAGAAGGTGGGCGAAGAGGTGACGCCGGACACATCGGTGGAGCGATTGCGGGCCATCGCTGCTGAACAGGGCTTGGAACACGATCCCGCGCTCGGTCACGGCAAGCTGATCGAAGAGCTCTGGGAGCATCTGATCGGCGATCATCTGTACGAGCCGACCTTCGTGAAGGATTTTCCGATCGAGACCTCGCCGTTGACTCGGCAGCACCGCACCGAACCCGGTGTCGCGGAGAAGTGGGACCTCTATATCCGAGGTTTCGAACTGGCCACCGGCTACTCCGAACTCGTCGACCCCGTCGTCGAGCGGGAACGACTGGAAGCGCAGGCCAGGCTGGCAGCGGGCGGCGACGTCGAGGCCATGCGATTGGATGAGGACTTCCTACGGGCTCTGGAGTACGGAATGCCGCCGACTGGAGGCTGCGGAATGGGCGTTGATCGCTTGTTGATGGCCTTGACCGGTGCGGGCATCCGGGAAACGATCCTGTTTCCGCTGGTCCGTCCGGAATGA
- a CDS encoding type III pantothenate kinase: MLLTIDVGNTNIVFGLYVGSGPDARLLRDWRMRTDARMTADELAWTMRGLLGEHADRITGISALSTVPAVARELRVMLARYYAEVPTLIVAPGVRTGVPLLVDNPKEVGGDRVVNTLAAHHLYDTACVVVDFGTSTNIDVISRKGEFLGGVFAPGIEISVDALAARAAQLRKVELLRPRNVIGKNTVECLQSGILFGFAGQVDGLVRRILAELSAGEHGPVTVLATGGLAPLVIGESETITTHVPDLTLIGLRLVYERNMS; encoded by the coding sequence GTGCTGCTCACCATCGATGTCGGGAACACCAACATCGTGTTCGGCCTGTACGTCGGCTCCGGGCCGGACGCGCGGCTGCTGCGTGACTGGCGGATGCGCACCGATGCCCGGATGACCGCCGACGAACTCGCGTGGACTATGCGCGGTCTGCTCGGTGAGCATGCCGACCGGATCACCGGGATCTCCGCGTTGTCGACCGTGCCCGCCGTGGCGCGCGAACTGCGGGTGATGCTCGCTCGGTACTACGCCGAGGTCCCGACCCTGATCGTGGCGCCGGGGGTGCGGACCGGGGTCCCGCTGCTGGTCGACAATCCCAAGGAGGTCGGCGGGGACCGAGTCGTGAACACCCTGGCGGCCCACCATCTCTACGACACGGCCTGTGTCGTCGTCGACTTCGGGACCTCCACCAACATCGACGTGATCTCCCGGAAGGGCGAGTTTCTCGGCGGGGTGTTCGCGCCCGGCATCGAGATCTCGGTGGACGCCCTCGCTGCGCGGGCCGCTCAGCTGCGGAAGGTGGAGTTGCTGCGGCCGAGGAACGTGATCGGCAAGAACACGGTGGAGTGCCTGCAATCCGGCATCCTCTTCGGCTTCGCAGGCCAGGTCGACGGCCTGGTCCGCCGGATCCTCGCCGAGCTGTCGGCAGGGGAGCACGGGCCGGTCACCGTATTGGCCACCGGCGGACTGGCCCCGTTGGTGATCGGGGAATCGGAGACGATCACCACCCATGTTCCCGATCTCACGCTCATCGGCCTGCGTTTGGTCTACGAGCGCAATATGAGCTGA
- the panD gene encoding aspartate 1-decarboxylase gives MLRTMLKSKIHRATVTQADLHYVGSVTVDEDLMDAADLLAGEQVAIVDVTNGARLETYVIPGERGTGVLGINGAAAHLVHPGDLVILIAYGLMDAAEIREHRPSVVFVDADNKVISLDADPAVVPDGFGLSSGSIDSRSADSAPTAGGSTTARSESIAAGETDDAVRLDALLQSER, from the coding sequence ATGTTGCGGACGATGCTCAAGTCGAAGATCCACCGCGCGACCGTCACCCAGGCCGACCTGCACTACGTCGGTTCGGTCACGGTCGACGAGGACCTGATGGATGCGGCCGACCTCTTGGCCGGTGAGCAGGTCGCCATCGTCGACGTCACCAACGGTGCCCGGCTGGAGACCTATGTCATCCCGGGCGAGCGCGGCACCGGCGTCTTAGGGATCAACGGAGCGGCAGCGCACCTGGTGCACCCTGGTGACCTGGTGATCCTCATCGCCTATGGGCTGATGGACGCCGCCGAGATCCGCGAGCACCGCCCCTCGGTGGTGTTCGTCGACGCAGACAACAAGGTGATCAGCCTCGACGCCGATCCGGCAGTCGTTCCCGATGGCTTCGGTCTCTCATCGGGCTCCATCGATTCGCGGTCGGCCGATTCGGCCCCGACCGCAGGCGGCTCGACCACCGCCCGGTCCGAGAGCATCGCGGCGGGCGAGACCGATGATGCGGTGCGCCTGGACGCCTTGTTGCAGTCCGAACGCTGA
- the panC gene encoding pantoate--beta-alanine ligase: MTETQATPGAPGESPLFAPGDTTVHSDPAQLARVTRALRATGRRIVLVPTMGALHRGHRELIRRAKRVPNTIVVVSIFVNPRQFGAGEDFERYPRDLDTDVAVCRAEQVELVFAPTAAAMYGAGTSITVSAGPLGDELEGASRPGHFAGVLTVVAKLLNIVRPDFAFFGEKDYQQLVLLRRMGRELDFDASIVGIPTIREHDGLALSSRNVYLDAEARNAAVVLSAALTAGVYAARSGGDAARVLATAREVLDGEPALDVDYLELRDVELNAVDEQREARLLVAARVGAVRLIDNVAIAFGTAEEQPGEVADAPAADGAATDSAESR; the protein is encoded by the coding sequence ATGACCGAGACCCAGGCCACGCCCGGAGCGCCGGGGGAGTCCCCGTTGTTCGCGCCCGGTGATACGACGGTGCACTCCGACCCCGCGCAGCTGGCGAGGGTCACCAGGGCGCTGCGGGCCACCGGACGACGGATCGTCCTGGTGCCCACCATGGGGGCCCTGCATCGCGGGCACCGGGAGTTGATCCGCCGCGCCAAGCGGGTCCCCAACACCATCGTGGTGGTCTCGATCTTCGTCAACCCGCGTCAGTTCGGCGCAGGCGAGGACTTCGAGCGCTATCCCCGGGACCTCGACACCGACGTCGCCGTCTGCCGTGCGGAGCAGGTCGAGCTGGTCTTCGCTCCGACAGCGGCGGCGATGTACGGCGCAGGTACCTCGATCACGGTGTCGGCCGGCCCCCTCGGCGATGAGCTGGAGGGGGCGAGCAGGCCGGGGCACTTCGCGGGCGTCCTGACCGTGGTGGCCAAGCTGCTCAACATCGTCCGGCCGGATTTCGCCTTCTTCGGCGAGAAGGACTACCAGCAGTTGGTGCTGCTGCGTCGGATGGGGCGCGAGCTCGACTTCGACGCCTCGATCGTGGGCATCCCCACGATCCGCGAACACGACGGCCTGGCGCTGTCGTCCCGGAACGTCTATCTCGATGCCGAGGCACGCAACGCTGCGGTGGTGCTCTCGGCGGCCCTCACGGCAGGTGTGTATGCGGCTCGCTCGGGCGGGGATGCCGCGCGGGTGCTGGCCACCGCCCGCGAGGTACTCGACGGTGAGCCTGCTCTCGACGTGGACTACCTGGAGCTTCGCGACGTTGAACTGAATGCCGTCGACGAGCAGCGCGAGGCCCGGCTGCTGGTGGCGGCTCGGGTCGGCGCGGTTCGGCTCATCGACAACGTCGCGATCGCCTTCGGAACGGCCGAGGAGCAACCGGGCGAGGTCGCGGACGCCCCGGCTGCGGACGGTGCGGCGACCGACTCCGCCGAGAGTCGCTGA
- a CDS encoding Rossmann-like and DUF2520 domain-containing protein — MIDNAGVRPARLAVGVISAGRVGAVLGASLARAGHVVVATSAVSDASLRRAEQLLPDVPVLAPDEVATRADLVMLAVPDDVLPGMVAGLVATGALRAGQIVAHTSGAHGVDVLTPAAELGALPLALHPVMTFTGRSEDLERLAACCIGVTASGDPNSPVEPGWNVGEALVVEIGAEPVRIPEAVRPLYHAALAHGANHLITLLTECVGLLSQAGVAHPERLLGPLCGAAMDNALRHGDRALTGPVARGDLSTLRTHLDVLGEVAPEVVPSYRVLAARTADRARAAGLLSDSTAAEVDDLLNEEPR; from the coding sequence ATGATCGACAACGCAGGGGTTCGGCCTGCGAGATTGGCCGTCGGAGTCATCTCGGCAGGTCGGGTGGGTGCCGTGCTCGGTGCCTCGCTCGCCAGGGCCGGGCACGTCGTCGTCGCCACCTCCGCGGTGTCCGATGCCTCGTTGCGTCGGGCCGAGCAACTCCTTCCCGACGTCCCGGTGCTCGCGCCCGACGAGGTCGCCACGAGGGCCGACCTGGTGATGCTCGCGGTACCGGACGATGTGCTGCCCGGCATGGTTGCTGGGCTGGTCGCCACCGGGGCACTGCGAGCCGGCCAGATCGTGGCCCACACCTCGGGCGCCCACGGGGTAGACGTGTTGACCCCCGCCGCCGAGCTGGGCGCGCTCCCCCTAGCCCTGCACCCCGTGATGACCTTCACCGGTCGCAGCGAGGACCTGGAGCGACTCGCCGCCTGCTGCATCGGCGTCACCGCGTCCGGGGACCCGAATTCCCCGGTCGAGCCCGGCTGGAATGTCGGCGAAGCGCTGGTCGTCGAGATCGGCGCGGAACCGGTCCGCATCCCCGAGGCGGTCCGCCCGCTGTATCACGCGGCGCTGGCACACGGCGCGAATCACCTGATCACCCTGCTCACGGAATGCGTCGGGCTGCTCTCCCAAGCGGGCGTCGCGCATCCGGAACGGCTGTTGGGACCGCTGTGCGGCGCCGCGATGGACAACGCCCTACGCCACGGTGATCGAGCCCTGACCGGCCCGGTGGCCAGGGGCGATCTGAGCACCCTGCGCACCCATCTCGACGTGCTCGGCGAGGTGGCACCGGAGGTGGTCCCGAGCTACCGGGTGCTGGCCGCCCGCACCGCCGACCGAGCGAGAGCCGCCGGTCTGCTCTCGGACTCGACCGCCGCCGAGGTCGACGACCTGCTCAACGAGGAGCCCCGATGA
- a CDS encoding PrsW family intramembrane metalloprotease encodes MTSEHSSTSQRLTSSQASRWQRFLLPVLGVVILGLCGLTLLGLTHARVGAVALVVGAAAALLPLGPVIATFLWVDRWEPEPPRLLFAAFLWGACGATIAALLINDTAQVVGEVLLGTGGGDLVAALISAPLFEEAAKGLFVLAVLLRRRQEFNGIVDGIVYAGITGVGFAFTENITYFGLAFVQGGFGDMSGGVVAVFVLRGVLSPFTHSLFGAMLGIGLGIAACTSRPRMRIAAPLIGYLMAVLLHALWNGAATLGGGRIFINVYFLVMVPIFLSTALLVCWQRRREQHVVVTQLPGFAAEGWIAASEIGLLASLTSRKEWRVAVRKRSGASAGKAVAAYQLAVTELAFVRNQLAGGRTFPETAERLDQAVARLIRSRAAVLRSPGALADAARSTAGIRRRNRPSRGSGWLFDRQPVLLRALGPPRRPVSTEVTLPGIVVGSNRSADETLPIPKMVLEPLSSGAPTVRHDGVVAPVEPALTSAREPVIPAQSSESTDVTVVIDPVPPTSGEPKA; translated from the coding sequence GTGACCAGCGAACATTCGTCGACGTCGCAGCGATTGACGAGCTCGCAGGCGAGCCGTTGGCAGCGTTTCCTGCTGCCGGTGCTCGGCGTCGTGATCCTGGGTCTGTGCGGGTTGACGCTGCTGGGCCTGACCCATGCTCGGGTGGGCGCGGTCGCGCTGGTGGTCGGCGCCGCGGCCGCGTTGTTGCCGCTGGGTCCGGTGATCGCGACCTTTCTGTGGGTTGACCGTTGGGAGCCGGAACCACCGAGGCTGCTGTTCGCCGCCTTCCTCTGGGGCGCCTGTGGCGCCACGATCGCCGCCTTGCTGATCAACGACACCGCGCAGGTCGTCGGGGAGGTGCTCCTGGGCACCGGCGGCGGTGACCTCGTCGCCGCGTTGATCTCCGCCCCGCTGTTCGAGGAGGCCGCCAAGGGGCTCTTCGTGCTCGCTGTGCTGCTGCGCCGCAGGCAGGAGTTCAACGGGATCGTGGACGGGATCGTCTACGCCGGGATCACCGGTGTCGGGTTCGCCTTCACCGAGAACATCACCTACTTCGGGCTGGCCTTCGTCCAGGGCGGCTTCGGTGACATGAGCGGCGGCGTGGTCGCGGTGTTCGTGCTGCGCGGGGTGCTGTCGCCGTTCACCCACTCGTTGTTCGGCGCGATGCTGGGCATCGGGCTCGGTATCGCCGCCTGCACCAGCCGTCCACGAATGCGGATCGCGGCGCCACTGATCGGTTACCTGATGGCGGTGTTGCTGCACGCGCTCTGGAACGGGGCTGCGACCCTCGGCGGCGGCCGGATCTTCATCAACGTCTACTTCCTGGTGATGGTGCCGATCTTCCTCTCCACGGCGCTGCTGGTCTGCTGGCAGCGTCGGCGTGAACAACACGTCGTGGTCACCCAGCTGCCCGGCTTCGCGGCCGAGGGGTGGATCGCCGCCAGCGAGATCGGCCTGCTGGCCAGCCTCACCAGCCGCAAGGAATGGCGGGTCGCCGTCCGCAAACGGTCCGGGGCCTCGGCAGGCAAGGCGGTGGCGGCCTACCAGCTCGCGGTCACCGAGCTGGCGTTCGTGCGGAATCAGTTGGCAGGCGGCCGGACGTTCCCCGAGACGGCCGAGCGACTCGACCAGGCGGTCGCGCGGTTGATCCGGAGTAGAGCGGCCGTCCTGCGCTCGCCAGGCGCCCTGGCGGACGCCGCGCGCAGCACTGCGGGCATCCGTAGACGGAACCGGCCATCGCGCGGTTCCGGTTGGCTGTTCGACCGCCAACCCGTGCTGCTGCGAGCACTGGGCCCGCCTCGACGGCCGGTCTCCACCGAGGTCACGCTGCCCGGGATCGTGGTCGGATCGAATCGATCGGCCGATGAGACCCTGCCCATCCCGAAGATGGTCCTGGAGCCGCTGTCGAGCGGCGCACCGACCGTCCGCCACGACGGGGTCGTCGCTCCGGTCGAGCCTGCCCTGACCTCGGCGCGGGAACCGGTGATCCCGGCGCAGTCCTCGGAGTCGACCGACGTGACCGTGGTGATCGACCCGGTGCCGCCGACCAGCGGGGAACCGAAGGCCTGA
- a CDS encoding DUF6779 domain-containing protein, producing the protein MVGLSDTDGERHRIGRGTILWALGAGLALIATVVLVLGDDARLLRLGLLAALWTALLGAFAAARYRKDANARTGEADRLQQIYELELEREIAARREYELEVEAETRRQVEEEVRDESRRELDALRGELRNLRENLEALLGGDVLVERVALRAESTRLRSLSDQSRVIAAHDDEIRSITSSSSSSVVSAEETQIIDALVEVENAVQEMELRSGDGRGIGSPGRNRPGRGDRPHPVEQWRAGAPRREDSGRTATRRPGQRPPAQVPPQARPAAGHDRQEDQSSRSMRMEVVGEVESPQPMDQRDQPPARPRKPAQAPPPPQKQPPARGPNRPPARRNPPQPPEQPTRQAPPPAPKRPTREEPTRQINRPKRPAPAAPPPAPVPAPVSRATEETAFDGIDGWQPEIEQPVAVEPEPTGRRAARGRRAAPEDGDDAGAHASGRSVSELLAAYSDEQPRRHRRRRD; encoded by the coding sequence ATGGTCGGCTTGTCAGATACGGACGGCGAGCGTCATCGCATTGGCCGAGGAACCATCCTTTGGGCGTTGGGTGCGGGTCTCGCACTCATCGCCACGGTGGTCCTCGTACTCGGTGACGATGCGCGTCTGCTGCGGCTCGGCCTGCTTGCGGCGTTGTGGACGGCGCTGTTGGGCGCTTTCGCCGCCGCCAGATATCGCAAGGACGCCAATGCCCGCACCGGTGAAGCCGACCGGTTGCAGCAGATCTACGAACTCGAATTGGAACGCGAGATCGCGGCGCGTCGCGAGTACGAACTGGAGGTCGAGGCCGAGACCCGACGTCAGGTCGAGGAAGAGGTCCGCGACGAGTCGCGCCGGGAACTGGATGCGCTGCGCGGTGAACTTCGGAATCTGCGGGAGAACCTCGAGGCGCTGCTCGGTGGTGACGTGCTGGTCGAGCGCGTCGCCCTGCGCGCGGAGTCGACCCGGTTGCGCTCGCTGTCCGACCAGTCACGGGTGATCGCCGCGCACGATGACGAGATCCGCAGCATCACCTCGTCGAGCTCCTCCTCGGTGGTCTCCGCCGAGGAGACGCAGATCATCGACGCGTTGGTGGAGGTAGAGAACGCGGTTCAGGAGATGGAGCTGCGGTCCGGGGATGGACGCGGCATCGGTTCCCCGGGACGCAATCGGCCCGGCCGAGGCGACCGACCGCATCCGGTCGAACAGTGGCGGGCGGGCGCGCCACGCCGGGAAGACTCCGGGCGGACCGCGACCCGGCGTCCGGGACAACGTCCACCGGCACAGGTCCCGCCGCAGGCCAGGCCCGCCGCCGGGCACGACCGCCAAGAGGACCAGAGCTCGCGGTCGATGCGGATGGAGGTCGTCGGCGAGGTCGAGTCGCCCCAGCCGATGGATCAGCGGGATCAGCCGCCCGCTCGGCCGCGCAAACCGGCGCAGGCACCGCCACCACCGCAGAAGCAGCCGCCGGCCCGGGGGCCGAACCGGCCGCCCGCCCGCCGGAACCCGCCGCAGCCTCCCGAGCAGCCCACGCGCCAGGCGCCGCCACCTGCGCCGAAGCGGCCGACCCGGGAGGAACCCACCCGGCAGATCAACCGTCCGAAGCGGCCCGCACCCGCTGCGCCGCCGCCTGCCCCCGTGCCCGCGCCGGTATCGCGGGCGACGGAGGAGACCGCCTTCGACGGCATCGATGGTTGGCAGCCCGAGATCGAGCAGCCGGTGGCGGTGGAACCCGAGCCGACCGGTCGTCGGGCGGCCCGTGGTCGTCGGGCGGCGCCGGAGGACGGCGATGACGCGGGTGCGCACGCTTCCGGCCGTTCGGTGAGCGAGCTGCTGGCGGCCTACAGCGACGAGCAGCCCCGCAGGCATCGCCGCAGGCGCGACTGA
- a CDS encoding DUF3180 domain-containing protein: MKFTRARDLGTAVIIAGLLFNLVVQAGYGTWPPLPLLAGSPLFVLAVVEVVLAFSLRSRIGRRPGAPPVEPLVAARAVALAKATSLTSAIVLGAWLGVVGYLIPLIGDISAAGADMAAAVVGAVSAAAAIAAGLWLEHCCRTPEDDDEKHPDRHA; this comes from the coding sequence ATGAAGTTCACCCGCGCACGCGATCTCGGTACGGCGGTGATCATCGCCGGGCTGTTGTTCAACCTGGTGGTGCAGGCGGGCTATGGGACGTGGCCGCCGTTGCCGTTGCTGGCGGGTAGCCCGCTGTTCGTCCTCGCGGTCGTCGAGGTCGTACTGGCCTTCTCACTGCGGTCGAGGATCGGGCGTCGTCCCGGTGCGCCGCCGGTGGAGCCGTTGGTGGCTGCCAGAGCGGTCGCGTTGGCCAAGGCCACGTCCTTGACGAGTGCCATCGTCCTCGGCGCCTGGCTGGGTGTGGTGGGCTATCTCATTCCGTTGATCGGCGATATCTCCGCCGCAGGTGCGGATATGGCCGCCGCCGTGGTGGGTGCGGTGTCGGCTGCGGCGGCGATCGCGGCCGGATTGTGGCTGGAGCACTGCTGTCGGACGCCCGAGGACGACGACGAGAAGCATCCCGATCGGCACGCCTGA
- the folK gene encoding 2-amino-4-hydroxy-6-hydroxymethyldihydropteridine diphosphokinase, with the protein MSRAVLSLGSNLGDRLAMLRLAVTGLGEAVRAVSPVYETAPWGVLDQPDFLNAVVIVEDDIGAWDWLRRSQALETQAQRVREIRWGPRTLDVDVVTVDEVRSDDPELLLPHPGAGDRASVLVPWHDIDPDAVLPGRGPIRDLLAGLDSTDLRRLDTGLLDEHPTTRGSR; encoded by the coding sequence ATGAGCCGCGCGGTGCTCTCGCTCGGTTCGAATCTCGGTGACCGCCTGGCCATGCTGCGCTTGGCCGTGACGGGGCTGGGCGAGGCGGTGCGCGCGGTGTCGCCGGTCTATGAGACCGCGCCGTGGGGTGTGTTGGATCAGCCGGATTTCCTCAATGCGGTGGTGATCGTCGAGGACGACATCGGGGCCTGGGACTGGCTTCGCCGCTCGCAGGCCTTGGAGACGCAGGCCCAGCGGGTCCGGGAGATCCGTTGGGGGCCACGCACCCTCGACGTCGATGTGGTGACGGTGGACGAGGTTCGCTCGGATGATCCCGAGTTGCTGCTTCCGCATCCCGGTGCGGGCGACCGAGCCAGTGTCCTGGTGCCGTGGCACGACATCGACCCGGATGCGGTGTTGCCGGGGCGCGGCCCGATTCGCGACCTGCTCGCTGGACTCGACAGCACGGATCTGCGCCGACTCGACACGGGACTGCTCGACGAGCACCCCACGACGAGGGGGAGCCGATGA
- the folB gene encoding dihydroneopterin aldolase, which translates to MTDRIVLTGLKVRGRHGVFEHERRDGQDFIVDVTVWIDTDRAARSDDVQDTLDYGVLATRMAEIVGGEPRNLIETVAAEAADSVLSDPRVHAVEVTVHKPQAPIPLEFADVAVTVRRSRRAGRGRAD; encoded by the coding sequence ATGACCGATCGAATCGTGTTGACCGGTTTGAAGGTTCGCGGCAGGCACGGTGTCTTCGAGCATGAGCGCCGGGACGGCCAGGACTTCATCGTGGATGTCACGGTGTGGATCGACACCGATCGCGCGGCGCGCAGCGACGACGTGCAGGACACCCTCGACTACGGGGTGCTGGCCACTCGGATGGCCGAGATCGTCGGGGGCGAACCGAGGAACCTCATCGAGACCGTCGCCGCCGAGGCCGCCGATTCGGTGTTGTCCGATCCTCGGGTACACGCCGTCGAGGTGACGGTGCACAAGCCGCAGGCACCCATTCCGTTGGAGTTCGCCGACGTCGCGGTGACCGTGCGCCGGTCGCGGCGGGCGGGTCGGGGACGGGCCGACTGA
- the folP gene encoding dihydropteroate synthase yields the protein MHRLLPDPGRCAVLGVLNVTPDSFSDGGRYLDRDEAVAHGVRMSRQGADLIDVGGESTRPGSDRVPAEVELDRVVPVIRELVAEGVPVSIDTTRSVVAEAAVAAGATVINDVSGGLADDRMAKVVADADVPWVLMHWRGHSREMNSLAEYSDVVTDVRTELAARVDAALAAGVAASALVLDPGLGFAKTAEHNWQLLGRLDELSSLGLPILIGASRKRFLGAVLADDDGKPRPAAGREVAGAVISALSAQAGAWGVRVHDVVNSLDAVRVAAAWKGGNDR from the coding sequence GTGCATCGGCTGCTGCCCGATCCCGGCCGATGCGCGGTGCTGGGCGTGCTCAACGTGACGCCGGACTCCTTCTCCGACGGCGGTCGGTACCTGGACCGGGACGAGGCGGTCGCGCACGGCGTTCGGATGTCCCGGCAGGGCGCCGACCTCATCGATGTCGGCGGCGAGTCGACTCGCCCCGGTTCCGATCGGGTGCCCGCCGAGGTCGAGCTGGACCGGGTCGTTCCGGTGATCCGCGAGCTGGTCGCCGAGGGCGTCCCGGTGAGCATCGACACGACGAGGTCGGTGGTCGCGGAGGCGGCGGTGGCCGCGGGTGCGACGGTGATCAACGATGTTTCCGGCGGGCTCGCCGACGATCGGATGGCCAAGGTCGTCGCCGATGCGGATGTGCCGTGGGTGTTGATGCATTGGCGCGGCCACAGCCGCGAGATGAACTCGCTGGCCGAGTACTCCGACGTGGTGACCGATGTGCGTACCGAACTGGCGGCCCGGGTGGATGCGGCCCTGGCCGCCGGGGTGGCTGCTTCGGCGTTGGTACTGGATCCCGGGCTGGGTTTTGCCAAGACCGCGGAGCACAACTGGCAGTTGCTCGGCCGGTTGGACGAGTTGAGCTCGCTCGGACTGCCGATCCTCATCGGCGCATCACGCAAGCGGTTCCTCGGTGCGGTGCTGGCCGACGATGACGGCAAGCCGCGTCCCGCCGCAGGTCGGGAGGTCGCGGGCGCGGTGATCTCGGCGTTGTCCGCGCAGGCAGGCGCCTGGGGCGTACGGGTGCACGACGTGGTCAACTCGCTGGACGCGGTGCGGGTGGCGGCTGCATGGAAAGGCGGGAACGACCGATGA
- the folE gene encoding GTP cyclohydrolase I FolE, translated as MTDLINENGQAEAGARPSSRPAFDQPRAEAAVRELLLACGEDPDREGLRDTPARVGRAYQEMFAGLFTDPDEVLDKTFDEGHDEMVLVTDIPIYSYCEHHLLPFHGSAHVGYIPNQQGRVTGLSKLARVVDLYARRPQVQERLTSQVADALVRKLDPRGVIVVIEAEHLCMSMRGVRKPGARTTTSAVRGLFRSSPSSRAEALDLIRGH; from the coding sequence ATGACCGACCTGATCAATGAGAACGGCCAGGCCGAGGCGGGGGCGAGACCCTCGTCTCGGCCCGCGTTCGACCAGCCCCGCGCCGAGGCAGCGGTACGCGAGCTGCTGTTGGCCTGCGGAGAGGACCCGGATCGGGAGGGCCTTCGGGACACTCCCGCCCGGGTGGGTCGGGCATACCAGGAGATGTTCGCCGGACTGTTCACCGATCCGGACGAGGTCCTGGACAAGACCTTCGACGAGGGTCACGACGAGATGGTGCTCGTCACCGACATCCCGATCTACAGCTACTGCGAACACCACCTGCTGCCGTTCCACGGGTCCGCGCACGTCGGGTACATCCCGAACCAGCAGGGCCGGGTGACCGGGCTGTCGAAGCTGGCGCGCGTGGTCGATCTGTATGCCCGACGCCCGCAGGTGCAGGAGCGGTTGACCTCGCAGGTGGCCGATGCGCTGGTGCGCAAGCTCGACCCGCGTGGGGTGATCGTGGTGATCGAGGCAGAGCATCTGTGCATGTCGATGCGTGGCGTGCGTAAGCCCGGTGCACGGACCACGACGTCGGCCGTGCGTGGCCTGTTCCGCTCCTCCCCGTCGTCCCGCGCCGAGGCTCTCGACCTGATCCGGGGGCACTAG